TTAAGAGAAATAACCTCGATAGTACCTGGTTCAGTTAGTGCTGAGGTTATTGCAACAACAGCACCAGAAATGATTGAAGAAGGAAAAGAACTTGCAAAAATCGCACCGAATATTACTATTAAAGTTCCTATGACTATAGAAGGTCTAAAAGCTGTTAAAGCTTTTTCAGATGAAGGAATCAAAACGAATGTAACACTCATTTTTAATGCAAACCAAGCATTACTCGCTGCAAGAGCTGGAGCTACATATGTATCACCTTTCTTAGGGCGTTTAGATGATATCGGACATAATGGATTAGAATTAATTTCAATAATTTCTGAAATATTTAATATACACAATCTTGATACAGAAATTATTGCCGCTTCGATTCGTCATCCACTTCATATTACAGATGCAGCGTTAAATGGTGCTCATATTGCAACTGTTCCGTACAAAGTCATCATGCAGCTTTGTAATCATCCGTTGACAGACCAAGGGATCGAAAAATTTTTAGCGGATTGGAATAATCGAAACGACTAAATTATTTTAAAAGGGGTCATTTTCGGATTATAAAAAATCCAATTAAAAGTCAGAGAGGTCACAACCATCAAATAAAGTGAAGGTTGTGACCTCTCTGTAGTTACATTAAAATATCTTTGGAATAACCTATTTAAAAATAATTAGAAGAGCCGTTAAAATCAATACATCAACTGCAATAAAATGTAACTTTCTTGATTTATAATTTTTATCAAATAATATACTCCTATCTGACTTATAAACTGTTACACCTGAGGGATGAAACCATCATCCTTTTTCATTTTGTTATAAAACCTCACTACATAAATGAATAGTGAGGTTATATGAGAGAAGATATATGAGCACATATGGGTTGGTAAGTACCTCCTATTGCTAAGAGGTGATATATACTATGTTCAAAAACTTCATTTGGTATAGACAAGTGACCTTGCTTGTTTAAAAATGTGCTATTTTACCAAACCTGTTAGCAATCAAAACTTTCTGTAC
The window above is part of the Chengkuizengella sediminis genome. Proteins encoded here:
- the fsa gene encoding fructose-6-phosphate aldolase, yielding MKFFIDTANIEEIREAHSVGILSGVTTNPSLVAKENVSFHDRLREITSIVPGSVSAEVIATTAPEMIEEGKELAKIAPNITIKVPMTIEGLKAVKAFSDEGIKTNVTLIFNANQALLAARAGATYVSPFLGRLDDIGHNGLELISIISEIFNIHNLDTEIIAASIRHPLHITDAALNGAHIATVPYKVIMQLCNHPLTDQGIEKFLADWNNRND